A genome region from Carassius gibelio isolate Cgi1373 ecotype wild population from Czech Republic chromosome A23, carGib1.2-hapl.c, whole genome shotgun sequence includes the following:
- the mfsd5 gene encoding molybdate-anion transporter — MFVTAYLAFIVLTGLCVTLEITARRLNSSQATQTAVANPAFRQFQKLFLKAYLLALWADWLQGPYLYKLYRHYNFLESQIAILYVFGLASCVLFAPVAGWLPQFLGRRQTCLLFCLTYSVCCITKLSQDYFILILGRVLGGLSTSLLTTVFEAWYVHGHVDVHDFPKEWIPVTFGKVADWNHGLAVGAGLVANLFAEWLGLGPVAPFLLAIPSLAACAWFVLSEWGQEDKQEGASGDKNAPLLNPLHAPKLQMSTWARFWRSCLDGLRCLLSDRRVLLLGGVQALFESVLYIFVFLWTPVLDPHGPPLGIVFSCLMAASMAGSTLFRLATSAPYRLQPGHLLCLAVLLAFFSFFMLTFSTVPGQPRPRESLLAFLLLELACGLYFPAVSFLQGRVVPMERRAAVLAWFRLPLHLLACLGLLALHGEVSGAGAGEAGSGTRHMFAGCAGMMLAALLAIVSLFTLGRNDADLRLEGTKLEGEI, encoded by the coding sequence ATGTTTGTGACAGCATACCTTGCATTTATAGTCCTGACGGGACTGTGTGTGACTTTAGAGATCACAGCCCGCCGACTCAACTCGTCCCAGGCCACACAGACAGCGGTCGCCAATCCGGCTTTCCGTCAGTTCCAAAAGCTCTTTCTGAAGGCATATCTCCTGGCCCTCTGGGCAGACTGGCTACAGGGACCTTACCTTTATAAACTCTACCGACATTACAACTTCCTGGAGTCTCAGATTGCCATCCTGTACGTATTCGGCCTGGCTTCTTGTGTGCTATTTGCTCCAGTGGCCGGATGGCTACCACAGTTTCTGGGGCGGAGACAGACGTGTCTCCTCTTCTGCCTGACTTATTCTGTCTGCTGCATTACCAAGCTGTCACAAGACTATTTTATACTTATACTAGGACGTGTTTTAGGAGGCCTGTCCACCTCTTTGCTAACCACTGTGTTTGAGGCCTGGTATGTGCACGGTCACGTTGACGTCCATGATTTTCCCAAAGAGTGGATTCCTGTTACCTTTGGTAAAGTCGCAGATTGGAATCATGGACTGGCAGTAGGTGCCGGGCTGGTGGCAAACTTGTTTGCCGAATGGCTTGGGTTGGGACCGGTTGCTCCATTTCTCCTGGCGATCCCTAGCCTTGCTGCCTGCGCCTGGTTTGTGCTGTCCGAATGGGGTCAGGAGGATAAACAAGAGGGTGCCAGTGGAGACAAAAATGCCCCCCTTCTCAACCCTCTACATGCCCCCAAGTTGCAAATGTCAACATGGGCCCGTTTTTGGCGAAGCTGTCTGGACGGGCTGCGCTGCTTGCTGTCGGACCGCCGTGTTCTGCTTTTAGGTGGCGTTCAGGCTCTTTTCGAAAGCGTGCtctatatttttgtatttctttggaCACCTGTACTGGACCCACACGGTCCGCCGTTAGGAATCGTGTTTTCCTGTCTAATGGCGGCCAGCATGGCTGGTTCCACACTTTTCCGGCTGGCCACGTCAGCCCCATATCGACTCCAACCTGGTCATCTGCTCTGCCTAGCTGTTCTGCTAGCTTTCTTCTCCTTCTTCATGCTGACATTCTCCACTGTGCCCGGTCAGCCCCGGCCGAGGGAATCTCTGCTAGCCTTCCTTCTGCTAGAACTAGCCTGCGGGCTTTATTTCCCAGCGGTGAGTTTTCTCCAAGGCCGAGTGGTTCCCATGGAGCGCAGAGCCGCCGTGCTGGCCTGGTTTCGTTTGCCTCTTCACCTCCTTGCTTGTCTGGGGCTGCTGGCTCTTCACGGGGAGGTATCTGGGGCCGGTGCGGGGGAGGCTGGCAGTGGCACCAGACACATGTTTGCAGGATGTGCGGGGATGATGCTGGCCGCTCTGCTTGCTATCGTCAGCCTTTTCACCTTGGGCAGGAATGATGCCGACCTGAGACTAGAGGGGACCAAATTAGAGGGAGAAATCTGA
- the LOC127944386 gene encoding nuclear receptor subfamily 1 group D member 1-like yields the protein MDSSPGGVILYAGSNGSASPSPGSPSSGYQTQSPSSHSQPSSPEDFTFTEIGALKQQGSMGTSPSPKLVFQFPEVYNNSTAGSNSHSYSHPIAAKRPCGYTGTFTKTGGMVLLCKVCGDIASGFHYGVHACEGCKGFFRRSIQQNINYKMCVKNENCMIMRMNRNRCQHCRFKKCLAVGMSRDAVRFGRIPKREKQRLLDEMQSYMNSLNESSMGMETSPPLETPPSPSENQSKEALSRAYQDIFTNTQDHLSKRAGNMNTSSGSSTFQNSPSQDSNYPHVNPLVGFHATTHESVTALPRCQVASSNSKCPVSLVDSNRYSYAPSFSQNHSQCRISQPSQPTQADYNIYGAGESQSQASCPFKLAAGSKVLACPLNACPVSAPGVSSQQVWESFSQCFTPAVREVVEFAKGIPGFQELCQHDQVMLLKAGTFQVLMVRFCSLFNHKERTVTFLNGQTYPLVTLRGLGMGSLLNTMFEFSSKLSSLGLESDEMALFMAVVLVSADCSGILDTVAVEQLQEGLIRALRTLVSRRRPDDNSIFPKLLLRLPDLRTLNNLHSEKLLAFRIDP from the exons gGGGTGTGATACTCTACGCTGGTAGCAATGGCAGTGCCAGTCCAAGCCCAGGAAGCCCCTCTAGTGGCTATCAAACCCAGTCTCCATCTTCTCATTCCCAGCCCTCTTCCCCAGAGGACTTCACCTTCACTGAGATTGGGGCCCTCAAGCAGCAAGGAAGTATGGGTACATCACCTTCTCCAAAACTGGTATTTCAGTtccctgaagtctacaacaactCTACTGCGGGATCAAACTCGCACAGCTACTCTCATCCTATCGCCGCTAAAAGGCCTTGTGGATACACTGGCACATTTACCA AGACCGGAGGCATGGTGCTCCTTTGTAAAGTATGTGGAGATATCGCATCAGGGTTCCACTATGGTGTCCATGCATGTGAAGGCTGCAAG GGCTTTTTCCGCCGCAGCATTCAGCAGAACATTAACTACAAGATGTGCGTGAAGAACGAGAACTGCATGATAATGCGGATGAACCGCAACCGCTGCCAACACTGCCGCTTCAAAAAATGCCTGGCTGTCGGCATGTCCCGTGACG CTGTGCGTTTCGGCCGCATCCCAAAACGAGAGAAACAGCGGCTTTTGGATGAGATGCAGAGCTACATGAATAGCCTCAACGAATCATCCATGGGCATGGAAACATCCCCACCTCTCGAAACACCTCCCAGCCCCAGCGAGAACCAATCCAAAGAGGCCTTATCCCGAGCCTACCAGGACatcttcacaaacacacaggaccACCTGAGTAAGCGTGCGGGCAACATGAACACCAGCAGTGGATCGAGCACCTTTCAAAACAGCCCTTCTCAGGACAGTAACTATCCTCACGTGAACCCTCTTGTGGGGTTTCATGCAACTACTCACGAAAGCGTCACGGCTCTGCCTCGCTGCCAAGTTGCTTCCAGCAACAGCAAATGCCCGGTCTCATTGGTGGACAGTAATCGGTACAGCTATGCTCCTTCATTCAGCCAAAATCACTCCCAGTGTAGAATCAGCCAGCCCTCACAACCTACGCAGGCCGATTACAACATCTATGGGGCTGGCGAGTCCCAAAGCCAGGCCTCGTGTCCGTTTAAGTTGGCTGCTGGCTCCAAAGTGCTG GCCTGTCCACTGAACGCATGTCCTGTGTCAGCACCTGGGGTCTCCAGTCAGCAGGTGTGGGAGTCTTTCTCACAGTGCTTCACCCCGGCTGTACGTGAAGTGGTCGAGTTCGCCAAGGGCATTCCAGGCTTCCAGGAGCTTTGCCAGCATGATCAAGTCATGTTGCTCAAAGCAGGCACTTTCCAG GTGCTTATGGTGAGGTTTTGCTCACTGTTCAACCACAAAGAAAGAACAGTGACTTTCCTGAATGGGCAGACATACCCGCTGGTCACCCTTAGGGGTCTTGGCATGGGCTCCTTGCTGAACACCATGTTTGAGTTCAGTTCCAAGCTGAGCTCTCTGGGCCTGGAGTCAGATGAGATGGCTCTCTTTATGGCTGTGGTTCTGGTTTCTGCAG ATTGCTCTGGCATTTTGGATACAGTAGCTGTGGAGCAGTTACAGGAAGGACTCATCCGAGCGCTGCGCACCTTAGTTTCCCGTCGCCGCCCTGATGACAACTCTATTTTTCCCAAACTGCTCCTGCGCCTGCCAGACCTGCGCACCCTCAACAACCTTCACTCCGAAAAACTCCTGGCCTTCCGTATCGATCCCTGA